A region of the Bacillus sp. NP247 genome:
AAAAGAATTGACTAAAAAACATGCCGTGGTAAAATGGAAAAGTAAATTAAATTTTCAGAAAACTAAAATCATGGAGGAGCACAGTATGAAGCAAATTTTTCAAAAGAAGCCGATTTCAACGTTACTGCAAGAAAGTAAACAAAAGACATTATCGAGAACGTTAGGGGCACTTGATTTAACAATGCTTGGAATCGGAGCAATTGTTGGAACTGGTATTTTTGTTCTTACTGGCGTTGTAGCAGCGAAACATTCTGGACCAGCTATTATATTATCATTTGCTATAGCTGCATTAGCTTGTGCCTTTGCTGCATTTTGTTACGCTGAATTTGCTTCTTCAGTTCCTGTCTCAGGGAGTGTGTACACGTACACGTATGCGACGATGGGAGAAGTATTTGCATTCTTAATTGGATGGGATTTAATGCTCGAGTATTTATTAGCTACATCTGCTGTAGCCAATGGATGGTCAGCGTATTTTCAATCGTTATTAAAGGGATTTGGGATTCATATTCCGACCGTTCTCTCCTCGGCTCCTGGTACAGGAAAGGGTGGAATAATTGATTTACCTGCAGTTCTAATTATTTTAGTTATGACGGCTCTTTTATCTAGAGGTGTTCGGGAAAGTGCACGTGTAAATAATATAATGGTATTTATTAAACTAGCAGTTGTTCTCATTTTTATCTTCGCTGGATTTAATTATGTAAAACCTGAAAATTGGACACCTTTTATGCCATTTGGGTTAGATGGTGTAATGGCTGGAGCAGCTACAGTTTTCTTTGCATTCATTGGATTCGATGCTGTATCAACAGCCGCAGAAGAAGTGAAGCGCCCGCAACGCGATTTGCCGATTGGAATTATTGCATCGTTACTAGTTTGTACGGTTCTTTACATTGTTGTTTCACTTATTTTGACAGGGATTGTTCCATATGGTCAGTTGAATATATCAGATCCAGTTGCTTTCGCACTTCAATTTATTGGACAAGATAGTTTGGCGGGAGTGATATCAGTAGGAGCAATTACAGGAATTACAACTGTAATGCTAGTTATGATGTATGGGCAAGTTCGTGTTTCATATGCAATGAGCAGAGATGGATTGTTGCCGAAGCGTCTTGCTAAAGTTCATCCGAAATTTAAAACACCATTTTTAAATACATGGACAACAGGTATTATTGCAGCACTTATTTCAGGATTAATAGATTTAAATGTTTTAGCACACCTTGTAAATATGGGGACTTTGTCAGCCTTTGCACTTGTAGCCGTTGCTGTCATTGTGATGAGAAGAACTCATCCTGATTTACCAAGGGCGTTTAAGGCGCCTCTTGTACCATTTTTACCAGCATTAACAGTTATCTTTTGCTTATATTTGATGCTTCAATTATCAGCAACAGCCTGGATCAGTTTTGGTGTTTGGATGGTTATCGGTGTAGTAGTTTATTTCGCCTATAGTAGAAAGCGTAGTGTTTTAAATAATAGTAAAAAAGAAGAAGATGTAGCAAATTTATAAGTGGAAAATCCATTCTAATTCTGTTAGGATGGATTTTTATTTTGAAAATTTACATTTTTCTGAATGTATTATAAGATAATTGTTGGCGAACTAAAGGGGTGAAAATGTGAAAAATACATGGCGTGAGCTAAGAGAGATGGATCGTAACGTATGGATTCGATTTATCGGTGAGACTTTGAACGGAATTGCGATGATGATGTTAATGCCTTTTTTTGCACTATATTTAAAAGATAAGGTAGATTCTTTATTACAAGTTGGGATTATTATGGCGCTTTCTCCAATTGCTGCAAGCTTTGGCTCGCTTATAGGCGGAAGAATAGCTGATATATATGGAAGAACGCCAATTATGATATTTTCAATGGCGAGTAATGCGTTATTAATGCTCGGTTTTTTATTTATCAAAGGATTTATTCCATACGCTATTTTATCTATTTTTTTAGGGTTAAGTAATTCTTTATTTCATCCAGCAGCATTAGCGATGGTTGCGGATGTGACGGCGCCAGAAAAAAGAACAGAAGCATATGGTTTATTGCGAATGGGACACAATATTGGTGCTGCAATTGGACCGATAATGGGAGCATCAGTAGTTGTTTTATCAAAGAACCTCGTGTTTATTATTGCTTCATCCGCTATGTTGTTTTACGCGCTACTAGTGTTAGTACTTATTAAAGAAACAATGCCAAAAATTACGGATATGACGGAAAAAAATAAAGAGAAGGAATCCGGAGCAGTTTGGAAAATTTTAATGAGAGATAAGGCGTTAATGATTTATTTGTTAGCGGGGATCATTATTTCTATGGGGTTTTCTCAAACAGAAGGCATGTTACCGCTTCACTTTGATAACGAAATGAAGGATATTTTTGGAGTCAACAATCCATACCCATATTTAATGGCATTAAATGGTCTATTAGTTGTTTTATTTCAATTTCAAATTTCAAAATGGGCGACAGATAAACCTGTCGGAAAGACGATGTTATACGGTGCGTGTTTGTTCGGAATTGGTTTGTTTTTTATAGGATGGTTACCGAAGTGGTTTGGAGAATATGATACAAATGCTACAATTATTTTAATGACGTTAATGTTTGTTTATGCCATATATACGTTAGGCGAGATGATTATGTCGCCTGTACAGATGACGTTTGTAGCGAATTTGGCCCCTGAGCATTTGAGAGGAACCTATATGGGGGCGGCGAGTTTGCAGTGGATTACAGGAAGTGCATTCGGTCCACTTCTTGGTGGTTTTCTATTGGATCGTTTGCTTGGTCACTACTTATTTACAATTTTAAGTGTAGGGTGTGTAGTTGCAGGCTTTGTATATGTTTCTTTAGATCGTCTTGTTGAGCAGAGGCAAAAAGATACGCCTACAAAACAGTCTTCTTAATAAAATGAAACTTTAATCAATGTTTTTTCACCCTCCACAAATGGTAGGGTAATATAGATGACATACACACAAAGTGGATTTCTACATATTTTAGGTACATAACTAGATTAGATAGCAATTTTGCTTTAAAGTTTAATTTTGTTTAGGTGTGTAGAAATTAAAGAGAAAAAGTGTAGAAAACCAATAAGTGGTGTCTTTTAATTATTTGTGGAAGTTACATTTTATTTCAAATAGGAACTACCTATTTTTATAAAAAGTGCTAAAATAGAAAAATGAAAACAATTGGTTAGGGTGATTTCAGTGACAAAAATTAAATTAGGTTTATTATACGGTGGAAAATCAGCTGAGCATCAAGTTTCGTTACAAACGGCTCTTGCTGCTATTAAAGCATTAAATCAAGATAAATTCGAGATTCATCCAATTTATATTACAGAGCAAGGCCAATGGATGCGCGGTGAGCGTATTGAAGGCGAAGTAACAAATGTTGAGGCATTACAAATAAGTGGGGAAGAAAATACAATCTCTCCGGTATCATTAAGTACAGAAATTATCCCAACTGCAAATTCTAAACAAGAAGATGCAATTGATGTTATTTTCCCATTATTACATGGACCGAATGGTGAAGATGGAACAGTACAAGGATTATTAGAATTACTAAACATTCCATATGTAGGTAACGGTGTATTAGCATCATCTGCTGGTATGGATAAAGTTGTTATGAAAAATATCTTTGCAGAAGCTGGATTGAAACAAGCGGAATATGCATCTTTCATTCGTAGCGCATGGGAAAAAGATCGTGAAACAGCGTATGAAAAAGTAGAAGAAGTATTAGGATATCCTTGCTTCGTAAAACCAGCAAACCTTGGTTCAAGTGTTGGTATTAATAAGTGTAATGATCGTGAAGAGCTTGAGAATGCATTCGAAGAGGCATTCCAATTTGACCGTAAAATTATTGTAGAAGAAAATATTGTAGGTCGTGAAGTAGAAGTTGGTGTATTAGGTAATGATGAACCGAAATGTTCAGTTGTAGGTGAAATTGTACCGAAAAAAGATTTTTATGATTACAAATCGAAATACATCGATGGTGATACAGCGTTAATTATTCCAGCTGAAATGACAGAAGAAGAGTCTAATGTAATTAAGCGAGATGCAATTATTGCATTCCAATCATTAGATGGTTCGGGCTTAACACGAGCTGATTTCTTCTTAACGAAAGATGGAGAGGTATATATTAACGAAGTAAACACAATGCCAGGATTCACGCCATTTAGTATGTTCCCTCTATTGTGGCAACATACAGGGTTACCGTATCCGGAATTAATTGAAGAGCTAATTCGCTTAGCGATTGAGCGTCACGAAGAAAAACAAAAAATTAAATATACAATCTAACAAAAAAGGAGGAAGCACTATTCAGAGGAATAGTGCTTCCTCTATGTAAGGAGTGTTTTCATGATAAACCGAACGTTAAAACAAGTAGAGCAGATGATAAATGGCACTGGATTAGCAGAGCAGTATGAGGGAATTACTATACAAGGAGTGTCTATTGATACGAGGAAAATTGAAAAAGGAAATTTATATGTTCCGATTCAAGGTGAACGTTTCGATGGACATGCTTTTGTAGATAAAGCTGTTGAAAACGGGGCGATTGCTACATTATGGATGAAAGATGTAGAAAATCCACCTGAAAACCTTCCAGTTATTTTTGTAGAAGATACACTAGCAGCATTGCAAATGTTAGCGAAAAATTATCGTGATCAATTGGATGTAAAAGTTGTTGGTGTAACGGGTAGTAATGGTAAAACATCTACGAAAGATATTGTAACAAGTATTCTTGCGACTAAATTTAAAGTTCAAAAAACAGAAGGTAATTTCAACAACCATATCGGTTTACCCCTTACTATTTTAAATTTAGAGGAAAATACAGAAGTAGTTGTATTAGAAATGGGCATGTCAAGCCGAGGGGAAATTGAATTTCTATCTAAGTTAGCTCGTCCTAATGCAGCTATTATCACGAATATTGGCGAGGCACATTTAATGGATTTAGGCTCTCGTGAGGCGATTGCTGAAGCAAAGTTAGAAATTGTTACAGGTTTACAAAAGGGTGGCGTGTTCGTATATAATGGAGATGAGCCGCTATTAACGAATCGTGTTCCAGAAATGAATTTAGCAGCTGAAACAGTTACATTTGGTGATGCGAGAGCAAATGATTATTATCCAACTACTGTAACATTACAGGCTACTGGGACACACTTTAAGATGAACAGGGATGAAACTTTGTCATTCTATCTGCCAGTACTAGGAAAGCATAATGTATATAATACGCTTGCTTCAATGGCAATTGCAAAACATTTTGGTGTAACGTGGGAAGAAATGAAAAAGGGTTTAGTAACACTTCAAATGACAGGTATGCGTATGGAAATTGTAAAAACAGATAGTGGTTTAACAATTATCAATGATGCTTATAATGCTAGTCCAACAGCTATGGAAGCTGCGTTCCACCTAATGAATGGTTTAGATGGATTTGCTAAAAAAATTGTTGTACTAGGTGATATGTTAGAACTTGGAAATCAAGAAGTGCAATTTCATTATGAAGTAGGTAAATTAATTGATCCAGCAAAAATCTCATATGTATTCACATATGGTAGATTAGGGGCTCAAATTGCTGAAGGTGCAAAAATTAATTTCCCTAAAGACCGTGTAAAAGCGTATGATAGTAAAGAAGAGTTAATAAAAGAGTTGCAAGCAGTAGTCGGCATGAAAGATGTTGTATTAGTAAAAGCATCTCGCGGCATGAAATTAGAAGAAGTAATTACGATGTTGAAATAATTGGTGTATATAAATAGGGATGATAGCCACGAAAATAGTGGAAACTTATAATAAGCGCTTACAGTAAATGATAAAAAAATAAAAGTAAAGAAAAAAGCTCTGAATATGAAATAAGGTAACAGTTGGGGTTTGCTTTTTACACCTACAAAACTTATAATTGATAAAGTGTAATAACGTTTAGAAGTATTTTCGTGAAGAATATACGCCCGGTTATATACGTAAGTATTCAGGAAAAGGGCTTTTCCGCAAGTTCGGAAAACGCCTTTTTTTAAATGATAAGTATAGGATAGAAAAGGAGAAGTAACATTGACAACATTTCGAGAATTAGGATTAAGTGAGTCTTTACTACAATCTGTTGAAAGTATGGGCTTTGAAGAGGCTACGCCGATTCAAGCTGAAACAATTCCACATGCATTGCAAGGTAAGGATATTATTGGGCAAGCGCAAACAGGTACAGGGAAAACAGCAGCATTCGGATTACCACTATTAGATAAAGTGGATACAAATAAAGAAGCAGTTCAAGGTATTGTTATCGCGCCAACGCGTGAATTAGCAATTCAAGTTGGAGAAGAGCTATATAAAATTGGTAAACATAAACGTGTTCGTATTCTACCAATTTATGGTGGTCAAGATATTAACCGCCAAATTCGTGCTCTAAAAAAACACCCACACATTATTGTTGGTACGCCGGGTCGTATTTTAGATCATATTAACCGTAAAACACTTCGCTTACAAAACGTAGAGACTGTTGTTCTTGACGAAGCGGATGAAATGTTAAACATGGGCTTCATTGAAGATATTGAAGCGATTTTAACAGATGTGCCAGAAACACATCAAACATTATTATTCTCAGCGACAATGCCAGATCCAATCCGTCGTATTGCTGAGCGTTTCATGACTGAGCCTCAACACATTAAAGTAAAAGCAAAAGAAGTAACAATGCCAAACATTCAGCAGTTCTATTTAGAAGTGCAAGAAAAGAAAAAGTTTGACGTTTTAACACGCTTACTAGATATTCAATCTCCAGAGCTTGCAATCATATTCGGTCGTACAAAGCGTCGTGTTGATGAATTATCAGAAGCATTAAACTTACGTGGTTATGCAGCAGAAGGTATTCACGGTGACTTAACACAAGCGAAGCGTATGTCTGTATTACGTAAATTTAAAGAAGGTGCTATTGAAGTTCTTGTTGCAACAGACGTTGCTGCACGTGGTCTTGATATTTCAGGCGTAACACACGTATACAACTTCGATATCCCACAAGATCCAGAATCATACGTTCACCGTATCGGTCGTACTGGCCGTGCTGGTAAAAAAGGTATTGCAATGTTATTTGTAACACCACGTGAATCAGGACAATTAAAAAATATCGAGCGCACAACAAAACGTAAAGTTGATCGTATGGAAGCACCGACACTTGACGAGGCATTAGAAGGTCAACAACGTTTAATCGCAGAAAAGCTTCAAAGTGCAATCCAAAATGAAAACTTATCATACTACAAGCGTATTGCAGAAGAAATGTTAGAAGAGAATGACTCTGTAACAGTAGTAGCTGCTGCTTTAAAAATGATGACAAAAGAGCCAGATACAACTCCAATCGCTTTAACATCAGAACCACCAGTTGTTTCAAGAGGTGGCGGTTCTAAAAAACGCGGTGGTAACGGTAGCGGAGGCGGATACCGTGATGGTAACCGTAATCGTAGTCGTGATGGACGCGGCGGTGGCGATGGTCGTAACCGTGACCGCAATCGTGATGGTGGTAGCCGTGATGGACGCGGCGGTGGCGATGGTCGTAACCGTGATCGCAATCGTGATGGTGGTAGCCGTGATGGTAACCGTGGTCGTAGAGGTGAAGGTCAAGGTCGCCCTGGATCTTCTTCAAATGGACGCGGCGAAAGAAAACATCATAGCCGTCCACAAGCTTAATAAAAAAGAGAATGCCCTTTGCTGGCATTCTCTTTTTTTATTTCTGTAATTGTGCATACTACATAATAACTCGTATAGAAATGAGGTGCTATATGCTTGTAAGACTTGGGTATGTTGCGATGAGTGTGCATTTGAAGAATGCATCTCCATCTCAAACGATGACATATGCACAGTTTCAGCGGATTGATGATCGAGAGGCTGCGATTCGTAAACTCGAAAGAATTGCTAATTCGAATTTGGAAAATTGCTTACGGTTATTAAAGCATAATAAAGGACATGATGTATCTTTCTTTCGACTTAGTTCCAAGCTTATTCCTTTAGCGAATCATGAGGAGTTGTTAGATTGGAACTATATTCGTCCTTTAAAAGAAAATCTGAAAGAATTAGGTGAATATGCAATTCGTATGAATATGCGAATTGACTTCCATCCAGATCATTTTGTTGTGCTAAATTCACCTGAGGAGAGTATTTTCAAACAATCTGTAAAGACATTGCATATGCACAAAAAATTGTTAAAGGGTATGGGAATTGAACATAAGCAACGATGTGTATTACATGTGGGAGGAGGTTATAACGATAAGGAGCTCGCATTAGAACGCTTTATAGAAAATTGGTCAACTGTTCCAAGAGGTATTCAAGAGATGATTATATTAGAAAATGATGACACGACCTTTTCTTTAGAAGAAACATTGTATTTAGGTGAGAAATTAGACATTCCAGTTGTGTTTGATTTGCACCATCATATGATGAATAATGACCAGGAAGATTGGCATGAAGATTGGGCACGTGTTGTACATACGTGGGAATCTTCTTTGTTACCAGTTAAAATGCACATCTCCAGTCCTAGAGATGGAAAAGACTCGAGAGCACATGCAGATTTTATTGATGTAGATACCTTCTTATCTTTTTTGAAAAAGATAAAGGGGAGTGTTCCGCAAATTGATTGTATGATTGAGGCGAAGAAAAAGGACGAGTCTTTATTTCAACTAATGAGAGAGTTAAGTAAACAAACAGATGTGGAAATTGTCGATGGCGCGAGCTTTTATATTAAATAAGCTCTGCGCTATCGGTTTTTTTGTCCCGCTATTTGCGGGCAGTAAGACTCCCACCTCAAAATCCGGCGAATGCGAGGGGGTTAGGTGGGAGATCAAATGCCCGTAAAACCCCTGCTGATTAAAGTTTCACTTTATTAAAAAAGGGGTGCACATGCCGCCGATGATCAGTCCTGTTAAATGGCTTATAGGATTGGCAGAGGGATTAAAGAAAGTAAATAGTAGTAATATAAGTATCATTACTGAAAAAATAGCGATGTCTCTGGGTTTTGAAGAACGATGTCGACTATACAATAAAAATAATTGGGCACCTAGTAATCCGAAAATACCGCCAGATGCTCCAGCGTGAACATATTCAAGAGGCATAATAATATAAGAAGAAATATTTCCGAGAATGCCAGAAAGGAAAAAAATGATGATGAAAGAAAAGTGTCCTAGTTGCTTTTCAATAGAAGAACCGAGCACCAATAAACAAATGCTATTAGAAAGAAAATGATGTAAGTCTACGTGTACAAGTAGGGAAGTTATGACACGCCACCATTCTCCTTTAGCGATATATTCATTATAGGCTGCCATGGGAAAGAGAGAAAAGTCGCCTAACATAACCATGACTAATTGTATAAGAAGTAAAGAGAGGATAACTGGTTGTAATAGCATGCGAGCAGATTGTATTGGCATGTTGTTAGTATCACTCCTTTTGCATCAGAAAGATTCTCTGTTATTCTTACAATATGAATGAAGAAAGCTAAATAGAAGAAGGGGATTTTGAAATGATTATAGGGATTGGAATCGATATTATTGAGTTAAATCGAATTGAAAAAATGCTAGATGGAAAGCTTAAATTTATGGAACGTATTTTAACTGAAAGAGAACGTGGTGTTGCCGAGGGGCTGAAAGGAAGTCGTCTTACAGAATTCGTAGCTGGAAGATTTGCAGCAAAAGAGGCGTATTCTAAAGCGGTAGGGACCGGTATCGGGAAAGAAGTGAGTTTTTTAGATATTGAAGTAAGGAATGATGATAGAGGTAAACCAATTATCATTACAAATACAGAGCATATTGTTCATTTATCAATTAGTCATAGTAAAGAATTTGCTGTTGCTCAAGTTGTTTTAGAAAGCTCGTCACGCTAGTCTGCATATTTTATATCTTTGTCTCATATATTTGAGGTAGCGATAAGGAAGGCATATCTTCCATTCATTTATAGGGGCAAAGGGGCTGAAGTGATGAAAAGGCGTCTGTTTTTAGTTCTTGTCGGTTTATTGACCGTTTTTGTGTTGGCGGGTTGTATGGAAAAAAAACAGGAAGATGTTGTGAGAGATTTAGAATCGAAAGTTAAAAGTATGAAGAGTTATCAAGCTGAAGCGAAATTATCTATTAAAACAGGAAATGAACCTCAGGAGTATAACGTAGAAATTTGGCATAAAGAACCTTCGTATTATCGTGTGAATTTGCAGAATGCGAAAAAGGATCAGAGTCAAATTATTTTAAGAAATGATGAAGGTGTATTTGTATTAACACCCGCGCTAAATAAAAGCTTCCGTTTTCAAAGTGATTGGCCGCAAAATAGTAGCCAGGCTTATTTATATGAATCGCTTGTAAGAGATATTTTGCAAGATAAGAAAAATCTCTCTTTCGAGAAAACAGATAAATATTATGTGTTTAAAACAAAAACAAATTATCAACATCAAAATATGTTGCCGAAACAAGAAATTAAGTTGAATAAAAGTGATTTAACACCAGTCTCTGTGAAACTGATGGATAATGATCAAAATGTCCTTGTAAAAGTAGATTTCACTAAAGTAAAGTTTGATGCAAAGTTTGATAAAGGTGCATTTGATACGAAACAAAATATGTCTAGAGCACAAGTGGATGTTCAGACGGTAGCTAAAGAAGACAAACCGTTTGCTATTTTGTATCCACGTGATACGCCGCAAGGTATGACTTTGAAAGAGGAAGAAGAGTTGAAGACAGACAGTGGCAAGCGAGCAATACTCACATACACTGGAAGTAAGAAATCCTTTACTTTAATACAAGAAAAGGCAAAAGTTGCAGAGGCCTCATCAGCGGTAAGTGTAAGTGGAGAGCCGGTTGATCTTGGTTTCACAATTGGTGCATTGACGAAAGACTCTGTAACGTGGTCGCATAACGGAGTGGAATATATGCTTGTGTCTAAAGGTTTAGAGCCGAATGAGTTGTTGATGGTTGCTCGTTCGGTTACAGCGAAGCAGGTGAAGTAAACTTCTTAGACGTGGTGATATATGTGCACCACGTCTTTTCTTAGTTTGAAGGTGGATTTCATAAAAGAAGCATATAAAAGAATAAGCTTCGCATATCGTGTATAAGGAAGTGTATTTATGGAAAAAGCACCGTTTTACCGTGACACTTGGGTGGAAGTGGATTTAGATGCAATCTACAACAATGTTACGCATATTAAAGAGTTCATTCCAAGTGATGTAGAAATTTTTGCTGTAGTTAAAGCGAATGCATATGGGCACGATTATGTACCAGTGGCTAAAACCGCATTAGAAGCAGGGGCAACAAGATTAGCAGTTGCTTTTTTAGATGAAGCTTTAGTGCTTCGGAGGGCTGGTATTACTGCACCGATTTTAGTATTAGGTCCTTCCCCTCCGCGTGATGTAAATGTTGCTGCTGAAAATGATGTAGCATTAACTGTTTTTCAAAAAGAATGGGTGGAAGACGCGATAAAGCTCTGGGATGGTTCATCAATAATGAAATTCCATATTAATTTTGATAGTGGTATGGGGAGAATCGGAATACGTGAACGTAAAGAATTAAAGGGGTTCTTAAAGAGTTTAGAAGGCGCACCATTTTTAGAGTTAGAAGGAGTATATACACATTTTGCAACATCCGATGAGGTTGAGACTTCTTACTTTGATAAGCAATATAATACATTCTTGCAGCAGTTAAGTTGGTTGAAAGAATTTGGAGTGAACCCTAAATTTGTCCATACAGCCAATAGTGCTGCAACGTTAAGGTTTCAAGGGATTACATTTAATGCAGTGCGAATTGGTATTGCGATGTATGGACTATCCCCATCTGTAGAAATACGTCCTTTTTTACCATTTAAATTGGAACCAGCGTTGTCACTTCATACGAAGGTTGCTCATATTAAGCAAGTGATTAAAGGGGATGGGATTAGTTATAATGTCACATACCGAACGAGAACCGAAGAATGGATTGCGACAGTTGCGATTGGGTATGCAGATGGCTGGCTTAGAAGGTTGCAAGGATTTAAAGTGCTTGTAAATGGTGAAAGAGTACCGATTGTAGGGCGAGTAACAATGGATCAATTCATGATACATCTTCCTTGTGAAGTGCCACTTGGTACGAAAGTTACACTTATTGGGAGACAAGGTGATGAGTATATTAGTGCTACCGAGGTTGCTGAATATTCCGGGACTATTAATTATGAAATTATTGCAACGATAAGCTTCCGTGTACCGAGAATATTTATACGACATGGTAAAGTTGTAGAAGTAATCAATTATTTGAACGATATATAGAAGAAGGTATTATTACTCAGCATCTCGTCATTTGGAGGAGTTTCACTAATAAAGAATAGGCTCTTTTTTGCTAGGGAGCTTCTTTTTATAATTATTATTAATATAAGTTGCAATGAAATATTACTGAAGGATTGCTTGATTTCTTGTTTGAAAGAGATAAAAATTAAAAGAAGATGAATGTTTTATTTATGAATTGGAAAACATAAGCAAGGAATAAGGAAGTCTTTGCAACAGGCTCCATACAATGGTATTATTACAATAGGTGTCATATATATATTTGGGTGTGTAGTTGACGGTGGAGGTGTATTTTTGTGTCCGAATCAAGTGTAACTACTGAAATCGTGGTTCGGTTGCCAAAGCAAATGGTAACGGAATTGGACGGAATTGGAAAACAAGAGAATAAGAATCGCCATGAACTAATTTGCCAGGCAACACAACTGTTATTGCGTCAACATAAGACGAAGAAACGCTACCAACATGAATCAATGCGACGTGGGTACATTGAAATGGGAAAAATTAATCTTGGTATTGCATCTGAAGCTTTCTTAGCAGAGTATGAAGCAGCTCATACAGTAGAACGCTTAGTTAGCGGGGGGTAATATTTTGATTGTAAAACGCGGCGACGTGTATTTTGCAGACCTTTCCCCAGTTGTTGGTTCTGAGCAAGGAGGCGTTCGTCCGGTTCTTGTCATTCAAAATGACATCGGGAATCGTTTTAGTCCGACTGTGATTGTAGCGGCTATTACTGCACAGATTCAAAAAGCGAAATTACCCACTCATGTGGAAATTGATGCGAAAAAGTACGGTTTTGAGAGGGATTCTGTTATTTTACTTGAGCAGATTCGAACAATCGATAAGCAGCGCTTAACGGACAAAATCACTCATTTGGATGAAGTGA
Encoded here:
- a CDS encoding amino acid permease; this encodes MKQIFQKKPISTLLQESKQKTLSRTLGALDLTMLGIGAIVGTGIFVLTGVVAAKHSGPAIILSFAIAALACAFAAFCYAEFASSVPVSGSVYTYTYATMGEVFAFLIGWDLMLEYLLATSAVANGWSAYFQSLLKGFGIHIPTVLSSAPGTGKGGIIDLPAVLIILVMTALLSRGVRESARVNNIMVFIKLAVVLIFIFAGFNYVKPENWTPFMPFGLDGVMAGAATVFFAFIGFDAVSTAAEEVKRPQRDLPIGIIASLLVCTVLYIVVSLILTGIVPYGQLNISDPVAFALQFIGQDSLAGVISVGAITGITTVMLVMMYGQVRVSYAMSRDGLLPKRLAKVHPKFKTPFLNTWTTGIIAALISGLIDLNVLAHLVNMGTLSAFALVAVAVIVMRRTHPDLPRAFKAPLVPFLPALTVIFCLYLMLQLSATAWISFGVWMVIGVVVYFAYSRKRSVLNNSKKEEDVANL
- a CDS encoding MFS transporter, with translation MKNTWRELREMDRNVWIRFIGETLNGIAMMMLMPFFALYLKDKVDSLLQVGIIMALSPIAASFGSLIGGRIADIYGRTPIMIFSMASNALLMLGFLFIKGFIPYAILSIFLGLSNSLFHPAALAMVADVTAPEKRTEAYGLLRMGHNIGAAIGPIMGASVVVLSKNLVFIIASSAMLFYALLVLVLIKETMPKITDMTEKNKEKESGAVWKILMRDKALMIYLLAGIIISMGFSQTEGMLPLHFDNEMKDIFGVNNPYPYLMALNGLLVVLFQFQISKWATDKPVGKTMLYGACLFGIGLFFIGWLPKWFGEYDTNATIILMTLMFVYAIYTLGEMIMSPVQMTFVANLAPEHLRGTYMGAASLQWITGSAFGPLLGGFLLDRLLGHYLFTILSVGCVVAGFVYVSLDRLVEQRQKDTPTKQSS
- a CDS encoding D-alanine--D-alanine ligase, whose product is MTKIKLGLLYGGKSAEHQVSLQTALAAIKALNQDKFEIHPIYITEQGQWMRGERIEGEVTNVEALQISGEENTISPVSLSTEIIPTANSKQEDAIDVIFPLLHGPNGEDGTVQGLLELLNIPYVGNGVLASSAGMDKVVMKNIFAEAGLKQAEYASFIRSAWEKDRETAYEKVEEVLGYPCFVKPANLGSSVGINKCNDREELENAFEEAFQFDRKIIVEENIVGREVEVGVLGNDEPKCSVVGEIVPKKDFYDYKSKYIDGDTALIIPAEMTEEESNVIKRDAIIAFQSLDGSGLTRADFFLTKDGEVYINEVNTMPGFTPFSMFPLLWQHTGLPYPELIEELIRLAIERHEEKQKIKYTI
- the murF gene encoding UDP-N-acetylmuramoyl-tripeptide--D-alanyl-D-alanine ligase, whose protein sequence is MINRTLKQVEQMINGTGLAEQYEGITIQGVSIDTRKIEKGNLYVPIQGERFDGHAFVDKAVENGAIATLWMKDVENPPENLPVIFVEDTLAALQMLAKNYRDQLDVKVVGVTGSNGKTSTKDIVTSILATKFKVQKTEGNFNNHIGLPLTILNLEENTEVVVLEMGMSSRGEIEFLSKLARPNAAIITNIGEAHLMDLGSREAIAEAKLEIVTGLQKGGVFVYNGDEPLLTNRVPEMNLAAETVTFGDARANDYYPTTVTLQATGTHFKMNRDETLSFYLPVLGKHNVYNTLASMAIAKHFGVTWEEMKKGLVTLQMTGMRMEIVKTDSGLTIINDAYNASPTAMEAAFHLMNGLDGFAKKIVVLGDMLELGNQEVQFHYEVGKLIDPAKISYVFTYGRLGAQIAEGAKINFPKDRVKAYDSKEELIKELQAVVGMKDVVLVKASRGMKLEEVITMLK
- a CDS encoding DEAD/DEAH box helicase — encoded protein: MTTFRELGLSESLLQSVESMGFEEATPIQAETIPHALQGKDIIGQAQTGTGKTAAFGLPLLDKVDTNKEAVQGIVIAPTRELAIQVGEELYKIGKHKRVRILPIYGGQDINRQIRALKKHPHIIVGTPGRILDHINRKTLRLQNVETVVLDEADEMLNMGFIEDIEAILTDVPETHQTLLFSATMPDPIRRIAERFMTEPQHIKVKAKEVTMPNIQQFYLEVQEKKKFDVLTRLLDIQSPELAIIFGRTKRRVDELSEALNLRGYAAEGIHGDLTQAKRMSVLRKFKEGAIEVLVATDVAARGLDISGVTHVYNFDIPQDPESYVHRIGRTGRAGKKGIAMLFVTPRESGQLKNIERTTKRKVDRMEAPTLDEALEGQQRLIAEKLQSAIQNENLSYYKRIAEEMLEENDSVTVVAAALKMMTKEPDTTPIALTSEPPVVSRGGGSKKRGGNGSGGGYRDGNRNRSRDGRGGGDGRNRDRNRDGGSRDGRGGGDGRNRDRNRDGGSRDGNRGRRGEGQGRPGSSSNGRGERKHHSRPQA
- the uvsE gene encoding UV DNA damage repair endonuclease UvsE → MLVRLGYVAMSVHLKNASPSQTMTYAQFQRIDDREAAIRKLERIANSNLENCLRLLKHNKGHDVSFFRLSSKLIPLANHEELLDWNYIRPLKENLKELGEYAIRMNMRIDFHPDHFVVLNSPEESIFKQSVKTLHMHKKLLKGMGIEHKQRCVLHVGGGYNDKELALERFIENWSTVPRGIQEMIILENDDTTFSLEETLYLGEKLDIPVVFDLHHHMMNNDQEDWHEDWARVVHTWESSLLPVKMHISSPRDGKDSRAHADFIDVDTFLSFLKKIKGSVPQIDCMIEAKKKDESLFQLMRELSKQTDVEIVDGASFYIK